The Microtus ochrogaster isolate Prairie Vole_2 unplaced genomic scaffold, MicOch1.0 UNK125, whole genome shotgun sequence genome includes a window with the following:
- the Mcoln1 gene encoding mucolipin-1 isoform X1: protein MATAAGRRGSETERLLTPNPGYGTQVGTSPVPTTPPEEEDLRRRLKYFFMSPCDKFRAKGRKPCKLMLQVVKILVVTVQLILFGLSNQLVVTFREENTIAFRHLFLLGYSDGADDTFAAYTREQLYQAIFYAVDQYLILPDISLGRYAYVRGGGGPWANGSALALCQRYYHRGHVDPANDTFDIDPRVVTDCIQVDPPDRPPDIPSEDLELLDSSTSYKNLTLKFHKLINVTIHFQLKTINLQSLINNEIPDCYTFSVLITFDNKAHSGRIPIRLETQAHIQECKHPSVSRHGDNSFRLLFDVVVILTCSLSFLLCARSLLRGFLLQNEFVAFMWRRRGREISLWERLEFVNGWYILLVTSDVLTISGTVMKIGIEAKNLASYDVCSILLGTSTLLVWVGVIRYLTFFHKYNTYASLSPGRTTGACPYLPVQLNPAVILIATLRVALPSVMRFCCCVAVIYLGYCFCGWIVLGPYHVKFRSLSMVSECLFSLINGDDMFVTFAAMQAQQGRSSLVWLFSQLYLYSFISLFIYMVLSLFIALITGAYDTIKHPGGTGTEKSELQAYIEQCQDSPTSGKFRRGSGSACSLLCCCGRDSPEDHSLLVN, encoded by the exons ATGGCCACCGCGGCGGGCCGGCGCGGCTCAG AAACTGAGAGACTGCTGACCCCCAATCCTGGGTATGGGACCCAGGTGGGGACTTCACCAGTCCCAACAACGCCCCCAGAAGAGGAAGACCTCCGCCGCCGCCTCAAGTACTTCTTTATGAGTCCCTGTGACAAGTTCCGAGCCAAAGGCCGTAAGCCCTGCAAGCTGATGCTGCAGGTGGTCAAGATCTTGGTGGTCACTGTGCAG CTCATTCTCTTTGGGCTCAGCAATCAGCTGGTGGTGACATTCCGGGAAGAGAACACCATCGCCTTCCGACATCTCTTCCTGCTGGGCTACTCTGATGGCGCTGATGACACCTTTGCTGCCTACACACGGGAACAGCTCTACCAAGCCATCTTCTACGCTGTGGACCAG TACCTGATCCTGCCTGACATATCCCTGGGCCGGTATGCCTATGTCCGTGGTGGGGGTGGTCCTTGGGCCAATGGCTCTGCTCTGGCTCTGTGCCAGCGGTACTACCACCGTGGCCATGTGGACCCAGCCAATGATACTTTTGACATTGACCCAAGGGTAGTCACTG ACTGTATCCAGGTGGATCCTCCTGACAGACCCCCCGACATCCCCAGTGAGGACTTGGAGCTCTTGGATAGCAGCACCAGCTACAAGAACCTCACACTGAAATTCCACAA GCTGATCAACGTCACCATCCACTTCCAGCTGAAGACGATTAACCTGCAGAGCCTCATCAACAATGAGATCCCAGACTGTTACACCTTCAGTGTCCTG ATCACGTTTGACAATAAAGCACACAGTGGGCGAATCCCTATCCGCCTGGAGacccaggcccacatccaggAGTGCAAACATCCCAGTGTCTCCAGACATG GAGACAACAGCTTCCGGCTTCTATTTGACGTGGTGGTCATCCTCACCTGCTCCCTGTCTTTCTTGCTGTGTGCCCGCTCACTGCTACGTGGCTTCCTACTGCAGAAC GAGTTTGTTGCATTCATGTGGCGGCGACGGGGTCGGGAAATCAGTCTGTGGGAACGGCTCGAGTTTGTCAATGGCTGGTACATCCTATTGGTTACCAGTGATGTGCTTACCATCTCGGGCACTGTCATGAAGATCGGCATTGAAGCAAAG AACCTAGCTAGCTATGATGTCTGCAGCATCCTCTTGGGTACCTCCACACTGCTCGTCTGGGTTGGTGTCATCCGCTACCTGACTTTTTTCCACAAATACAAC ACATACGCGTCTTTGTCCCCGGGCAGGACCACGGGAGCCTGTCCCTACCTGCCCGTCCAGCTGAATCCAGCTGTG ATCCTGATTGCCACACTGCGTGTGGCACTGCCCAGTGTCATgcgtttctgctgctgtgtggcTGTCATCTACCTGGGCTATTGCTTCTGTGGCTGGATTGTCCTGGGGCCCTACCATGTGAAG TTCCGCTCGCTGTCCATGGTTTCTGAGTGTTTGTTTTCACTCATCAACGGGGACGACATGTTTGTGACATTCGCAGCCATGCAGGCCCAGCAGGGTCGCAGTAGCCTGGTGTGGCTCTTCTCCCAGCTCTACCTCTACTCCTTCATCAGCCTCTTCATCTACATGGTGCTGAGTCTCTTCATTGCACTAATCACAGGAGCCTACGACACCATCAAG cacccgggaggtACTGGCACAGAgaagagtgagctccaggcttaCATCGAGCAGTGCCAAGATAGTCCCACATCTGGCAAGTTCCGGCGCGGAAGTGGCTCGGCTTGCAGCCTGCTCTGCTGCTGTGGAAG GGACTCCCCGGAGGACCATTCGCTGCTGGTGAACTGA
- the Mcoln1 gene encoding mucolipin-1 isoform X2, translated as MATAAGRRGSETERLLTPNPGYGTQVGTSPVPTTPPEEEDLRRRLKYFFMSPCDKFRAKGRKPCKLMLQVVKILVVTVQLILFGLSNQLVVTFREENTIAFRHLFLLGYSDGADDTFAAYTREQLYQAIFYAVDQYLILPDISLGRYAYVRGGGGPWANGSALALCQRYYHRGHVDPANDTFDIDPRVVTDCIQVDPPDRPPDIPSEDLELLDSSTSYKNLTLKFHKLINVTIHFQLKTINLQSLINNEIPDCYTFSVLITFDNKAHSGRIPIRLETQAHIQECKHPSVSRHGDNSFRLLFDVVVILTCSLSFLLCARSLLRGFLLQNEFVAFMWRRRGREISLWERLEFVNGWYILLVTSDVLTISGTVMKIGIEAKNLASYDVCSILLGTSTLLVWVGVIRYLTFFHKYNILIATLRVALPSVMRFCCCVAVIYLGYCFCGWIVLGPYHVKFRSLSMVSECLFSLINGDDMFVTFAAMQAQQGRSSLVWLFSQLYLYSFISLFIYMVLSLFIALITGAYDTIKHPGGTGTEKSELQAYIEQCQDSPTSGKFRRGSGSACSLLCCCGRDSPEDHSLLVN; from the exons ATGGCCACCGCGGCGGGCCGGCGCGGCTCAG AAACTGAGAGACTGCTGACCCCCAATCCTGGGTATGGGACCCAGGTGGGGACTTCACCAGTCCCAACAACGCCCCCAGAAGAGGAAGACCTCCGCCGCCGCCTCAAGTACTTCTTTATGAGTCCCTGTGACAAGTTCCGAGCCAAAGGCCGTAAGCCCTGCAAGCTGATGCTGCAGGTGGTCAAGATCTTGGTGGTCACTGTGCAG CTCATTCTCTTTGGGCTCAGCAATCAGCTGGTGGTGACATTCCGGGAAGAGAACACCATCGCCTTCCGACATCTCTTCCTGCTGGGCTACTCTGATGGCGCTGATGACACCTTTGCTGCCTACACACGGGAACAGCTCTACCAAGCCATCTTCTACGCTGTGGACCAG TACCTGATCCTGCCTGACATATCCCTGGGCCGGTATGCCTATGTCCGTGGTGGGGGTGGTCCTTGGGCCAATGGCTCTGCTCTGGCTCTGTGCCAGCGGTACTACCACCGTGGCCATGTGGACCCAGCCAATGATACTTTTGACATTGACCCAAGGGTAGTCACTG ACTGTATCCAGGTGGATCCTCCTGACAGACCCCCCGACATCCCCAGTGAGGACTTGGAGCTCTTGGATAGCAGCACCAGCTACAAGAACCTCACACTGAAATTCCACAA GCTGATCAACGTCACCATCCACTTCCAGCTGAAGACGATTAACCTGCAGAGCCTCATCAACAATGAGATCCCAGACTGTTACACCTTCAGTGTCCTG ATCACGTTTGACAATAAAGCACACAGTGGGCGAATCCCTATCCGCCTGGAGacccaggcccacatccaggAGTGCAAACATCCCAGTGTCTCCAGACATG GAGACAACAGCTTCCGGCTTCTATTTGACGTGGTGGTCATCCTCACCTGCTCCCTGTCTTTCTTGCTGTGTGCCCGCTCACTGCTACGTGGCTTCCTACTGCAGAAC GAGTTTGTTGCATTCATGTGGCGGCGACGGGGTCGGGAAATCAGTCTGTGGGAACGGCTCGAGTTTGTCAATGGCTGGTACATCCTATTGGTTACCAGTGATGTGCTTACCATCTCGGGCACTGTCATGAAGATCGGCATTGAAGCAAAG AACCTAGCTAGCTATGATGTCTGCAGCATCCTCTTGGGTACCTCCACACTGCTCGTCTGGGTTGGTGTCATCCGCTACCTGACTTTTTTCCACAAATACAAC ATCCTGATTGCCACACTGCGTGTGGCACTGCCCAGTGTCATgcgtttctgctgctgtgtggcTGTCATCTACCTGGGCTATTGCTTCTGTGGCTGGATTGTCCTGGGGCCCTACCATGTGAAG TTCCGCTCGCTGTCCATGGTTTCTGAGTGTTTGTTTTCACTCATCAACGGGGACGACATGTTTGTGACATTCGCAGCCATGCAGGCCCAGCAGGGTCGCAGTAGCCTGGTGTGGCTCTTCTCCCAGCTCTACCTCTACTCCTTCATCAGCCTCTTCATCTACATGGTGCTGAGTCTCTTCATTGCACTAATCACAGGAGCCTACGACACCATCAAG cacccgggaggtACTGGCACAGAgaagagtgagctccaggcttaCATCGAGCAGTGCCAAGATAGTCCCACATCTGGCAAGTTCCGGCGCGGAAGTGGCTCGGCTTGCAGCCTGCTCTGCTGCTGTGGAAG GGACTCCCCGGAGGACCATTCGCTGCTGGTGAACTGA